In a single window of the Bufo bufo chromosome 5, aBufBuf1.1, whole genome shotgun sequence genome:
- the LOC121002439 gene encoding uncharacterized protein LOC121002439, whose product MRHRRKEREYRSGAAAMAPSSYVHSKQLAFLVPCTEMRSTDSSWKATERQDEEDEKATRESDACVSTGPASTPPPNPTTPSSTPTPTAPPAQEPTSGRANPRSQRKRPEREEDRLIDCLDAMAHPAPRLSCEALFLLSLEDKMKRVPSSRQTEVRDAITRCIDSFIPPDGTTHQTTAPLHAPPMHIHTPQTYPQTPMQHHHDTWQPRTHSSYGYPFTNLGHSTTTTTQTQIGACSRGMREEMQEDEPDFAFSQYQNL is encoded by the exons ATGCGGCACCGACGCAAGGAGCGGGAGTACAGAAGCGGAGCTGCTGCAATGGCTCCATCAAGCTACGTTCACTCTAAGCAATTGGCTTTTCTAGTGCCCTGCACAGAAATGCGTAG CACTGACAGTAGCTGGAAGGCTACAGAGAGGcaggatgaggaagatgagaagGCCACCAGGGAAAGTGACGCCTGTGTCTCTACTGGGCCCGCAAGTACACCGCCACCAAATCCCACCACACCATCATCAACCCCCACACCTACTGCCCCACCTGCCCAGGAACCGACCAGTGGTAGGGCCAATCCCAGATCACAGAGAAAGAGGCCGGAACGAGAAGAGGACCGGCTGATTGATTGCCTGGATGCCATGGCCCATCCGGCCCCCAGGCTCTCGTGCGAGGCCCTTTTCCTCCTCAGCTTGGAGGACAAAATGAAAAGGGTGCCCAGTAGTCGACAGactgaagtacgggacgcaatcaCACGCTGTATTGACTCCTTCATTCCACCTGATGGTACCACACATCAGACTACTGCGCCTCTACATGCACCACCCATGCACATACACACGCCTCAAACATACCCACAAACACCCATGCAACACCATCACGACACATGGCAGCCACGAACACATTCGTCCTATGGTTATCCCTTCACCAACCTGGGGcacagcaccaccaccaccacacaaacGCAGATTGGTGCCTGCTCACGtggaatgagggaggagatgcaggaggacgaGCCCGACTTTGCGTTCTCACAATACCAAAACTTGTGA